In Bernardetia litoralis DSM 6794, the genomic window AACCAAACCTACTGCTTTAGCTGCTCCAGTCGTTGTTGGTACGATTGAATACGCTGCAGCTCTAGCTCTACGAAGGTCTTTGTGTGGTGCATCGTGGATATTTTGGTCAGAAGTATAAGCGTGAACTGTTGTTATGAAGCCTTTTTCTACTCCAAATTTATCGTTCAATGTTTTTACCATTGGCGCAAGACAGTTTGTAGTACAAGAAGCATTTGAAATAAGCGTATCGCTATCTTCCAAAATCTCATCGTTTACACCCAAAACAACTGTTTTGATTCCGTCTTTTGCTGGTGCAGAAATAACTACTTTTTTAGCTCCTGCGCTAATGTGTCCTTCTGCTTTTTTGTCTGTAAAGAAACCAGTTGATTCTAAAACTACATCAATGTTATTTTCTTTCCAAGGAAGTTTTGCAGGCTCTCTTTCAGCAGTTACTTTGATTACATTTCCATTGATAGTTAATGAATCAGAAGTAAAAGTGATAGTTCCGTCAAATTTGCCATGTACCGAGTCATATTTGAGAAGGTGGGCAAGTGTTTTTGTATCTGTAAGGTCGTTGATTGCTACTACTTCGATAGACGATTTTTTC contains:
- the gap gene encoding type I glyceraldehyde-3-phosphate dehydrogenase, coding for MADKKIRVAINGFGRIGRVTFRALMKKSSIEVVAINDLTDTKTLAHLLKYDSVHGKFDGTITFTSDSLTINGNVIKVTAEREPAKLPWKENNIDVVLESTGFFTDKKAEGHISAGAKKVVISAPAKDGIKTVVLGVNDEILEDSDTLISNASCTTNCLAPMVKTLNDKFGVEKGFITTVHAYTSDQNIHDAPHKDLRRARAAAYSIVPTTTGAAKAVGLVLPELSGKLDGCAMRVPIPDGSLTDLTVILKKEVTKEEINAAMKEAAENELKGILEYTDEPLVSIDIVGNPHSCIFDSALTYAKGTMVKVVGWYDNESGYSNRSADLIEKIG